In one Palaemon carinicauda isolate YSFRI2023 chromosome 25, ASM3689809v2, whole genome shotgun sequence genomic region, the following are encoded:
- the LOC137618823 gene encoding uncharacterized protein T26G10.4-like, with protein sequence MDDLKLYADTGEKLEELIRTVHRFSSDICMDFGLDKCAEISIKKGKKVTSEGIGVEEGMFVDMSEDSAYKYLGIEKNNCIKHKKMREKIKKEYLSRLKKICKSELSPKHKITAINQLAMPKVTYGFGIADWPQGEIDRIDDKTRQILTLHKVTYRNQCMDRIYLPRREGGLGITETNQAYRAAIVSIGQYLKYPENEYIKKVAQHHNEPWPN encoded by the coding sequence ATGGATGACCTCAAACTATATGCAGACACGGGGGAAAAATTGGAAGAACTAATTAGGACAGTCCACAGATTTTCAAGTGACATCTGCATGGACTTTGGATTAGATAAATGTGCTGAGATTTCCATCAAGAAAGGAAAGAAAGTAACATCAGAAGGAATAGGAGTAGAAGAAGGTATGTTTGTAGATATGTCAGAGGATTCTGCATATAAGTACttgggaatagaaaaaaataattgtataaaacacaagaaaatgagagagaagataaagaaagaatacCTCAGCCGCCTAAAGAAGATCTGTAAGTCAGAATTATCACCAAAACATAAGATCACTGCCATAAATCAGCTAGCGATGCCAAAGGTGACCTATGGTTTTGGTATTGCAGACTGGCCACAAGGTGAGATAGATAGGATAGATGATAAGACTAGGCAGATTCTCACCTTGCATAAAGTCACATATAGAAACCAGTGCATGGACAGAATATACCTCCCACGCAGAGAAGGTGGACTAGGCATAACTGAAACCAATCAAGCCTACAGAGCAGCAATAGTAAGTATAGGGCAATACTTAAAATACCCTGAGAATGAATACATCAAAAAGGTTGCCcaacatcataatgaaccctgGCCCAACTAA